Within the Trichoderma breve strain T069 chromosome 3, whole genome shotgun sequence genome, the region CCCGTGAACGGTTCTCCGAGGGCATGCGAGATGCGAGAGAGGTCCGCAACGACCTGGAGTGGACTCAGAAGAAAGTTTCGTAAGTGTCACCCCCTTAGCAAGTTTAACCTTTTCCGCGGTCAAGGTGGCGGAGCAAGGCGCAATTGAGAGCAGAAACAATAGCGCTTCTTTATAATATGTAAGAATTGCAGCTAATTGAGGCCGCCAAACTTGCAGATCTCTCAACGCAAAGGCTGCTCGAAAGCACCCCAAGGAGCATGCCAAGGCTCGCCAGCGCTTTCCCTCCCCAGAATACAACTAAACCGGGGAGAAAGATCCATTCCTTTCATTGGTTTCTTTTGTGTGTTTTTCATTACCGGCGTTTTCACAAAAAGCGATTTTCTTATATCTTTGCACCAACGGCTATATTCACGAACAAAAGTTGAGCCTTTTTTGCGACCACATTTTGCATCACTCTAGGCGATTTCAACTGGGGAGGAAAGCGTTCCATTCACTAGCATGAACCGACGTTGAATTTGGCGCGAACCGCGCGGCAATCTTGCAGGGTTGGATGCCAGATCTCTTGCTGCTTTACCAGCCCTACGAACCGGGCGGTTCTACCCGCCACAGGCCCCGTTTTGGCGCTGTGACGGTGTGGGGGTGAGAAACGAGAAACTTACGACAATAATAATGACTTATGATTGGATAGATGGTGGCAATCGGGGAGCAGGGCCGGAACGTCCACTCCTCTTTCGAAGCTTGCAGGAAGACCGGGGGGCTCCAATGACCATCTCGCGCAAACCACGAGGGGCTGCAGGGTCCTCAGCGCCCACGACGGCCCTCTTCCCCACCAGGGGTGTGCGACGAGCTGGACCGAGCGAGCGAGcaggtactccgtagagacagagagatgtgatggatgtGAAAGCGCTTTTCCTATTGGGGATGAAATATTGCTGCATTGGGTATCGGCGGGAATCAGAGGCAAGGAGGTACTACTTTATTTGGCGTTGTTGGCGTTGCTGTGGGCACCCTGGAGTCTAAttcaagatgatgaggatgttttGTAAGCTCTGTAGCAATAAAAGTATCCGTTTCCAGTCTTGGACGTGATGAAGAGTTCCTCTTAAGCTTGGCTTCCGCGGTGTGAATGGTCCCATTTCCCGTACGCGCCGTCCCGTACCCATTGATGTTTGAGGTTGCCTCAGCGTAGGtgttgaagccatcacaGACCCCATGCCAGAGGGCCTGTCGTCATCCCACACTGAAAGGATGAGTGTTGAAAGTTTCTTTGTGTCGGTTGGAAGCGTCACGTGATATGATATTCATCACCGCGAATATCCGGGAACAGCTCAAAAAAGCTAAATTGCAGTATCCTTGTCTGCTCAAATGCGCCGTAATGCTGATCTGATTGAGCCGATGCTGTGTTTGTAGGATTTCCCAAAAATTCCAGTTTTTGAGATTAAACGGTAGCGGTAAAGCAACACTTGAAAGAATGGCCCTTTCAACTTGAAGCACTTGCTTGATGGCCCCGAGGGATCCATGTGCCCAAGGATTGTAAGCCTCTTGATTCCTCCAGTCTTCTCCAGGGATTCTCGTTTGACGAGGGGTCATAGTATCCCTCCCACTCGACGGTGCGCCGTGAGCCATCTTGGGCTGCTCCATGGCTGTCCTGGTGACCTTTGAAGGAGGAGCCCATGAAGCCAATCCCTGGCGGTGGGCGATCTGGCAATCCTGGAGGGCGCACTAACGCCGGGGTTGATGATTCACCTGGCCTTTCAGGGATCCCAGTCGCATCTGACGCAACTCCGTCGCCGCCaacctcgtcctcgtcttcatccaggTCAATCTCGTCAGCATTGGCGGCGGCCTGGTCAGGCTTCCTGGTGGGAAGGCCGAGCGGCGTGGAGTTGGACCCGGTGGCAGATGGCCTGGCGGCGCGCTGAGCAGTCGCGGAGTCGGACCCGACGATGGCGTCGGCATGGGGGTTATACTTGCGTTTCTGAGGTCGGTTCTGGGAGccgaaggaggagaagcccaTGGCTTGGgccatgtcgtcgtcgtcgagcgGCGCATCCATTGAGTGTGTGTGGCCTTTGCGATGTTGAAGTGAAGcagggagatggatggatggagccTGGAGGACAAGGCTGTTAGAGATTTCCAGGATTGTGGAGGGAAGCTGATTGTGAGACTTTTCAAATGCAATGATGAGTGAAAATGCTCACGATGCAGAAGTTGGTTCTCGATTACGATCTTGGGTCACGCGTTCTGTGGATGAGTTTAAGCCTCCAATAGAGGTGGGCTTCAAAGCGGGGCTGTGCATAGCCATCGCTGGTATGGCTACCCTGGAGCTTATCAGTAGGTAGGGAGGGAAAACGTCATATTGCTTCGTGCTGCATCAGTAAATGATATCAGATATTCATTTGAGGTCTATAAATACATTGGTATGACTACTATTCAATTGCGGTGAAGACTGAATAAACGGGCCAGTTGGTCTTGGGCTCGCATTGGTGTCTTAGACAATACAATCTCAGTCATAACACTTCTTGTTTCATCTTACATGAACATATACCGATACCACTGAGACATCAATCTCTTAAAATAACATTTACAACGGCTCCTTAAGATCCCCTTTAGCTTAATTTCCTACTCACAACTCACGCACATTCCCTTCAATCAGCAAATCACCAGCCTCAATGGCAGAACCAAGCCCCACGATAGCTCTCAAGCTCCCCTCCAAATACTCACCAGCGACGTCTGACAACACAGCCCCTACCGTCGACTGGCTCTCGCGAACATGGTCCGTCACGCACTCAACCCTCTCCATGTGGCGCGCGGCGCGTAACGTCCGCATCAGCTACAAGCCTCTCCCGCCCAAGGCCGACGGCCGCCTGCGCATCGACGATCTCGTCGAGTACGAGCCCAACGACAAGGCCGGCGTGCTCAAGTCCGTCGCCGGCGTCGACACCCAGAgcctcggcggcggctgggACTGGCGCGGCAAGGGCTGGCTTTTCTTCGTGGGCAGCCATTGGGAGCTGCTTGGCTGGGGGGAGGAGACGCTGGCGGATGGCAGGACGGAGAGGTGGGCGGTGACGTGGTTTGCGCCGACGTTGTTTACGAAGGAGGGCTTGGATATCTACAGCGATCAGAGAGAAGGGCTGAGCGAGGCTACGTATGGCAAGATTGACCGGGCGCTGAGGGGCCTGGATGCGAAGGTGTTGGTGGACATGGTTGCGCAGGATATGAAGCCCGTTGATATTAAGCTTCCGTGGACGGAGAAATGATACCCAATGTTGTTTTGGAATTTGCTTAATTGGTTTCAACAGCTAGAGCAATTTACACGCTCGTCATAATTCGTTAATTTCTGGGTATTATAATACAAAGTTCATTATCCACTTCTCATCTTTCATCGCGCCGGTGCCGGTGTCGCCTCCTGTCCGGGGAGCGTGAGCGCGAGTCTCCATGCCGCCTTCgccgctcctcttccttgtGCCGTCTCCTCTCACGGTGATCATCGTGACGCTCACGTCTCTCCGAGTCCCGATCTTTATGCCGCCCTCTACTTGAATCACGCCTTCTGGAATCTGAATtatttcttccttctcgcccttctctccctctaTGTCGGTGCCCATGTCTGTCGCGATGTTCTTCTTTACGCAGTTGTCTGAGttcctcgtctctctctgcctGTATCCGCATGCGCTCCTTCTTCAGATCGCGAATTTGCGACGCGCCTTTCTTCATCACAGCTAATGGATCATTGGAATTGATTCGCTGAGTATCGCGAGTCTTGCGATCGGGGTCGTTATTGCCCCAGACGTCTTTGGACGAAGCGTCTGGAGCGACTCCTTCGCGCTGTGAATACCAGGGCTTGCTGATGCCATCTCTACCAGCCGCGTTGGAAAATCGCATAGTGTACTGATCTTCATactccttttccttctttttcttttcggctTCCGCCTCTTCGTTCCTCTCTGCATGCGCCCTGGCTCGTTCGTCGCCAAAGAGATCAATGTGTCCAGCGCTATCGACAATTGGAGCCGAGCTCGCTGGCTTACGACTGGATTCGACAACTGAGTATGTTGCGTTGTTCCTCTCTTGCGCCAAACGCAGCTCGAACTCGGTGTCGTCCTCCCCTGGCCGCTTCCTCTTGCGGCCCTGACCAGGGAATCTTGATCGCGCGCTACCGGGAGCGCCCTGTGTCTTTTCTGGTTCGGCGTCTCGTTCATCTTCTATCGGGGGAGGCGATTCGCCGCGTAGGATTGCCAGTCGCCTCTGAGCATCGACTTCTTGCATgcgccgctcttcttcttcctccgcaGCCTTGGCGGCCGCTTCGTCTCTCCGAACGCGGGCGATATTGTCGGCATTGTAGACATTCCACGACTTTTTTCCCAGCAAGTGGCTGAAATTAAATTGATGTCAGTGATATGCACTGAATGTTGGAGCTATGATTAGATGACTTACAGCGGCATGGTGAAATCTGTAAATGGCCTCCAGAATTGTTTCGTCTCAAGTTTCAATGACGGAGCTGGCTGTACAATAGCTGTCACACTCGGTTACACCCACAGGGGTTCTGATAAGAGATAAAGCTCCATTTGGAAAGGCGTAGCAGTCAAAAGGGTGGGACAGCACTACGTAGCGGTACGTCAACCACGGCCGTTTTAACAGGGAGAAGCCACCTATTCAGCGTTCCAGATTGGCTACTGATCTGGTAACTCTGGTATTTAGGTGTCGGGGCCCGCGTCCGCCTTaatgagatgatggacgaGCTCTAGGTCGAACACTTTTATCTCTGCTGATTTTCCGCTTTGTTTCAAGTACTAGGGTAGTATTGCGTATGATGTCACTGCTATGTTCATTGGGTATGACTCCTGAGCGCTAAAAAGCCAACATGACCATTTCCCTTTGTAACAAGGTATAATATATGAAAGGTTTGTGAGGGGAGTGGTTATCTAGCACCACAAGTTTGCTATCTAGCATCCCGTGTCTCTAATGAAAAACGACACGCAGCGAAAATACCATATTCTAGATGGATATAGCTGTAGTAGCAAGTACTAGAAACaagtagcagatgctagaaacaagtagcagatgctagaaacaagtagcagatgctagaaacaagtagcagatgctagaaacaagtagcagatgctagaaacaagtagcagatgctagaaTACTAGAAGAAAGTCGCGATAGTAGAGGAGAGTAGCGATAGTTACAGGCTGCTGAAAAGCTAGCTGTCCTGTAATCCTTTATTTGGTCATATGataccatcaccatcgccactTTCTTAACCATGGCCACTGAGTTCTAGAAAGCCAAATGAAAGGCCAACATGACCACTTTTCTTATAACAACCTGTCCTCTTATACATATAGTACTGTAATGAAGGAATTTGAAAGTCTCCGTCGTTTGTTGGTGCGGCTTATTATAGAGGCAGCAGTAATTGATGCTAAGCCTGATCAGGCAATATTACGACGCTCCACTCTGGCAACTTGCATTCACAGGTTCGCGGGGCGTCACTCCtgcctccaagaagctgctgttTCATCACTTCcttcctccctcctctccttccGACTCCCGCAACACTACTTGAATTACCCCCCTCGCTCTCTATCTACACAATTCACAACACACTATCCTTCAACCACCTTCAACCATGTCTAGAGCTCCTCCTGGCGGCGCATCGTACAGGCCTTATGGGGGTGGACCGCAGGCGCCATATGGCGGCTCTCAAGGATATCCTCAAGGAGGATACTCTCAAGGATCCTATCAAGGATCCTATCAACCACCTACACAGCCATCGCGACATACTGAGAAGGGGCCATCTGGAGGCGGGCGGGTGGTGTCACTGCAAGTCGAGAAAGTTACAGACAAGTCCCAGCAAGCGAGACTGATCTATGGAAACGTGTAAgcactcttcttctccatgctCGATGTGTCTTCTATCTAATACGGCCTAGGTGTGCTGTTTCTCCTGAGGATTTTCCTCCTAAACTCGATAAAACAGACTACTATATTCTCCTCCGTGCCGGCCAGCCACCTGGCGAGTTCGTCGTCACAGCGAGACCTATTCAAGGATATCCACGAGGCTGTATCAGTCTGTCCGACCCCCAACGAACATGGTGTCGTGTTGCTTTGAGAGATACCTTCACCGGAGAGGTGTTCGATCCTTTTGCGTCTGGCAGCAAGGCATATTTGGGCTCCTTGGATGTCGAGGTTGGGTTCGCTTCACCGACTAAAAGAATAGACGGCCCATACGACGAAGATCATCTGTCTAAGCTCTTCATCGATACTTTTCAGAACCAGGTCCTCGCTCCCGGGCAGAGGATCCTCATGGACGTTCAAAACATACCGCTTATGATTGTGGTCAAGACTGTTGGCCTGGTTGATCTGTCTATGGCAGATGAGGGGGACAAGCACCAGATGCAGAGGGAGGCTCACGCCAGGGGTATTCTTACCAACCAAACTCGTGTTATCTTCCATCGTGATGCCAAAGGAGGTTTCAATCTCAAACCATCGGCTTCGAAGCCGAACCCAAATTCAATCCTTGCCCCGAATTTCAAATTTGAAGACATGGGAATTGGCGGATTGGGTGGCGAAATTTCGACTATTTTCCGCCGTGCATTCGCATCTCGTGTGTTCCCTCCCCAAATGGTCGCCAATATGGGCATTGAGCACGTCAGAGGAATGCTTCTCTTCGGCCCCCCAGGAACAGGAAAAACCTTGATTGCGAGAAAGATTGGCCAGACCCTCAATGCCAGGCCGCCAAAGGTAATCAATGGCCCCGAAGTGCTGAACAAATATGTCGGCCAGTCTGAAGAGAACATCCGCAAGCTCTTTGCCGATGCTGAGAAGGAatacaaagaaaagggtgaTGAGAGTGGCCTTCACATTATCATCTTTGACGAATTGGATGCTGTCTGTAAGCAGCGTGGATCTGGAACAGGCGGAGGTACTGGCGTCGGCGACAGCATTGTCAACCAGCTTCTATCCAAGTTGGACGGTGTCGATCAGCTCAACAACATTCTCCTCATTGGAATGACCAACAGGAAAGATTTGATTGACGAGGCTCTCTTGAGACCTGGTCGTCTCGAAGTGCACGTCGAGATCCCTCTGCCAAATGAGGCAGGCCGACTCGAAATCCTAAAGATCCACACCGCAAAAGCGAGAGAAAACAACAGAGTGGACCCCGATGTCGACCTTGAAGAGCTAGCAGGCCTCACAAAGAACTTTTCAGGTGCCGAAATCAATGGTCTTGTCAAATCAGCGGCTTCGTGTGCTCTGTCACGGCACACTGAACTGGGAACGATGGCTGTCATTCGAGCAGACTCCCCGCCCCCGATGATTACTCGCGCAGACTTTCTGAACGCTCTGAATGAAGTTCAACCTGCCTTTGGAGTGTCCGAATCCAAACTCATAGAGGCTACTGACTTGGGCATAATTCGATATGCTGATCGTGTTGACACCTCTATCCGCAAGGTCATGGGTATCGCAAACATGGTTAAGTCAGATCCTCAAGTGTTTCTTTCCTCCGTCCTGTTTCATGGCTCAAAAGGTTCTGGGAAAACAGCCCTGGCAGCGCACATTGCTATGGAATCTGGATTCCCATTTATTAAACTAGTGACTCCATCTGACCTGGCGGGTTACCGGGATGAATTTGGAAAGCGAGACTACATCCACAAGGCATTTACAGATGCCTACAAGTCAACTGCCAGCATCATAATCTTGGACGACATTGAGCGATTGATTGGCTGGAATCCAATCGGCCCACGGTTTTCCAACGCTATATTGGATCTTCTGACGGTGTTGATTGCCGCAAGGCCTCCAAAGGTAaatatgatatgatatgattgTGCTCTTTTATATTATGCATGGCTAATGATTCCTAGGGACACCGCCTTCTCGTCTTCGTTACAACGTCACAGTATTGGACGTTGAAAGATCTGGATGCTTTACGGGATTTTGGTACAATGATAGAGGTTCCAGCCGTCTCGGATTTGTATGAACTGCAAGGAGTGTTGAGAGAATCCCCTGCTTTAGATGATACTAGCGCGGAACAAACGATCAATATGCTCAAGAATCGCACAGGAATGGAATCGATACCGGTGGGGGTGGGCATTAAGTCGATCTTAAATCGCACTTTCGAAGCTCGAAACCAAGGCTCCGGCAATTTGGTTGAGACGCTGGTAGAACTCCTAGCTGCAGAGATAGAACGCAAATAGCTTAGCCGTCGATACAGTGTGAAATTCTATAGACTTGATATACTATGAACTGCTTGATCTATCACCATCTACTTGATCTGCCATCATCTAGCTGATCTACTATCATCTACTTGATCTACCATCATCTACTTGATCTACTCCCATCTATGTGGGACCGTCGGTAATCATAAACGTAGGAAATTCTCTTGGTTTCATGAATCTATCCTTTTCTGGCAGTATTGTAAGGTCGTCGAGCCCACAGAGCTTATGGGGATAGTTTCATCGTTTGTTCGCAGCCATTTTGGCTATGTTTGACGACGAGAACTGCTAGATCAGACACTTAACATTTGTTTGAGAATCACATGCTGTTGCATGTGATGGCAAGTAGCAAGCTGAGACTGGCGTAGTTGTTTGAACCGCAATTGTTTATTATTCGCAGTcaccgaagatgaagtcttccttcttgtccatccTTCTTCCCAGATGGTCTCGAGCGATCATTACTGAGTCATACGATCACCACAGCGTCATTGAACCATCAATACGAAACGGGTGATGCGCACCTAAAGAGAAGTAGAGCTTGCTGACAACAACACGCAGATGAGGACCATAGATACAGCTCCATATCTCAGGCCAGGCGGTGAAGGCTTGCCAAAATATTGACCATGACCACCTCGTGTACTTTGATAGTTGTCGAACTGGTTAAATCTACGGCGGAGCTTTCATTGTGTAACAGACTTTACCTAAGCAAGGCAGACGAGGTATTCCCGGGTTCAGCTGCTACAACGGATAATATGTTCCTGCCCTCGTCTGGAAATTTTACATGTATTGAACAAACCTAGTACTCGTATATTGCAGACTGGAGGCCAACGGAAGGAATATGTGGTAAAACTACGAGAATCTGTACCATGTAATCTTCCCTTATACCATTGAATACTTGTACCTCTAGAGAATTGGGTAACGTATTTAGGATCCTGGATATATGTAGTCACTCCCTAAATCCAAATCGTCAGGCTAGAATTTACAAATAATACAAGGAAACCTTTAATTTGGACGATTTGGACATTTCCTCTCCCCCATTTTGTTGGCCATTTCGCCTAACGTTGTCGTCAAGGACTGGGAAAGACTCGAACAAAGGGGGAGGCATCTGGGTGTCTAATGGCTATTCGTGGGAGCAttgtgtatgtatgtacatatATCGTTGGCAACGATAATTTGCGAGCAATATCGGAGGGTGGAACACCCCGGAATAGCTGCACGATAGAAGCAGCTCTTTACGAAGCTGGCTCTTTAGAGTGTTATAGGGTCGGTGTAATTGATTCATCCGATACAGTATGTATGCTTAGGGCACGTTTCTGTAGGAGTAGCCATATACTATGTAGCTGTGCCTACCTAACTGATACATGTACGGTACTCTATCTTCCGGGCTAATTTGTTTTCTGATATGCCTGTATTGGGTAAAAAAATCACCTGTCACTCTTGGAAACGAGACGACAAGACAAGGTGCTGAAACACGGCATCATTTGGTCTGTACAGTAGTACCTGTAGATACAAGAAGCAACGAGGCGCGGGAGGGCCAAGCCGAAGCGTCTGGAAACGTGGTGGCGCGGGCATGGGGAGATGGTTGGGATCATTGGAGGAACCGTGCAGTTGGGAACCGGGGGGCATTTGGCCATGGCTATGGTTTGCCGATATGAGGGTGGGCACAGAATCTGATTACCGGGAGATGGGCTTCCCGCTAGTTGCTCTGGGAAGCGTGGGCGGCAATGCTAGCTAGCTCGTGCCGTCGTGGGATGGCGtgagagagggagagagagagagtcatGAACGTTTTGTTGgtgtcttttctttctgtaGCATTGGAGAGTGgtcgtgatgatgatgggccAAGACACGGGCTGCATACGGCCATGTgacgatggtggtgagaCATTTGGCGATGGAGGAGCATTGACTGCTGCCGCAATACGGAGGACTGGGCAAGGATGCTTCATGCGGCAAATTAGACCCCGAGTGTCTGGGTCTGGCTGCACATGAAGTCGGGGTCACGGGAGGTGAGCTCGCCGGCTGGTGTTCCCGTCGtttgttggcgttgttggGTTGATGTGACCTGTCACAATCTCTCAACTCCGCAACGGAATGGGCTCCGTGGTGGTATGAACACTACCACTCTTGCactcgtacagtacgagtattaccATGTGCCGTGGAGCAAGTGTTTAAGTTAGCTTTTGCTTTGGTCTGTCGGAGAAAAGAACATTAGCTTTCTCCATCAGTGCGCTTGTGACTAGATTTACCTTTTGCTCAGGCTATCTGTAGTCGGAATACTTCAAGTCTCGTACGGCAGTGGGCGACTCGACAAAGTCTAGAGAGAATATGAAGCTAGTCGGGTCCTCAGGATCCGGTCCcttccctccccctcccagaaagaagaagaagaagcgaatTTCCCATCGTTTCGGATTCCGCATGGCTGCCTTGCAGGGGGCGGCTGAAACCCGGCATCCAGTTTCTCGGTGCCGGGGatcttttactttttctgGCACTATTTGTCTAGCTGCTGTTGAAGAGACAAAATAAGTAAGAAAAGCGCCTCTGTATTTCGGTTGATACGAGCTGGTGATCGGCTGTCGGTAGTTTGGCGGCAGGGTTGCGAGGTTGTGAGGTTGCAGCAGAGCGATTGATGCTGGTCGAAGCGGCATTTTGGGGTGCTCATTGGCTGACCGGGTtccagagaagagagaattTGAGATTTGATGAGCTAGGCGGGTCCGGGAACGGTGGCCGGGGATCCACCGGCTTGTGGTGTTTTCAAGTTTCTCGCTGGTTTGGCAGCGAGAATCAATGCAAATATGTACTACGAGTATGGTGAGGTGGTATCGTGCTGTAGTTGGAATGACGAGTAACAAACAAACTAACTACATGTCAATGCGGTAGATGAGGTACTGAGGTGAGACATCTGAAAGAGGCAGGACTCGCACATATTACAGAGCTATGCTGTAAGCAGACTCGGTCGGGCTGGTGGAAATTAAAGCCAGAGGCCAGCTGGTGCtgtagatgtagatgtagagCAAGTATTAACCCGTGCATCCATACGAGAACCTTCAATGCAGGCCTCATAGGGAGCACGGATGCATAGATGTCCTGTTCTCTCTGGCTCTGTATTTGGCCCGTTCTCGGTGTCGATGGAGCAGCCCGTCGCATAGCCCTAACTGTAGAAGCCAGTTGAGCTTCAAATACCCGTACAAATAGTCTTGATCGATGTTGCTGATCGTCATTGTTGTATCGTGTGTAGTAACAGTAGTGTAAAGTATAATATTGATCCAAGCACAAATAGAGGCAAGCTACCAGGCAAAGAGAGTTCAATCTGCTTACGTCTTGCAGTCTTAGAAAAGCAATTGATGGATCTTTACACCCTCCCATTCCTCGTCTCTTCCCCTCTATTAAACGAGCAGAAAACCCCTCAATGCGAGCTGTGATTTTTGCACTCGTCATTGATCTGAGTACTCATACTGCTCTACTGTACACAGGCTGCAAGTATCGCCATTTTGGTCGGCTTGGGCGCACTTGGTATGTACATAATGCCTGTCGCTTGGTGCAAGTTAGCGTCACGCTTCTCAGCATTTAATCTTAGCAGGGCCTAGCAGGGGCCTAACTGAAGCCCGCGGAAGGCGGTCCGCACACAAACTAGGGCGAGCCAACCAGCTGGATTCGAGGCTTGAGAGGTAGAGGTACCTTCGCATTGTGTGAGGCGTCTGcgtaatataaagtattcTTCTGTACCGagcttgctgatgctggcgcTACTGTAGAAGGTTCAGGTTGTCGATGGTGCTGCCACTTTTGCGGTGTTAGCCGATGGCTGTTTTGGCCCGCCCTGCGACAT harbors:
- a CDS encoding ATPase family associated with various cellular activities (AAA) domain-containing protein; protein product: MSRAPPGGASYRPYGGGPQAPYGGSQGYPQGGYSQGSYQGSYQPPTQPSRHTEKGPSGGGRVVSLQVEKVTDKSQQARLIYGNVCAVSPEDFPPKLDKTDYYILLRAGQPPGEFVVTARPIQGYPRGCISLSDPQRTWCRVALRDTFTGEVFDPFASGSKAYLGSLDVEVGFASPTKRIDGPYDEDHLSKLFIDTFQNQVLAPGQRILMDVQNIPLMIVVKTVGLVDLSMADEGDKHQMQREAHARGILTNQTRVIFHRDAKGGFNLKPSASKPNPNSILAPNFKFEDMGIGGLGGEISTIFRRAFASRVFPPQMVANMGIEHVRGMLLFGPPGTGKTLIARKIGQTLNARPPKVINGPEVLNKYVGQSEENIRKLFADAEKEYKEKGDESGLHIIIFDELDAVCKQRGSGTGGGTGVGDSIVNQLLSKLDGVDQLNNILLIGMTNRKDLIDEALLRPGRLEVHVEIPLPNEAGRLEILKIHTAKARENNRVDPDVDLEELAGLTKNFSGAEINGLVKSAASCALSRHTELGTMAVIRADSPPPMITRADFLNALNEVQPAFGVSESKLIEATDLGIIRYADRVDTSIRKVMGIANMVKSDPQVFLSSVLFHGSKGSGKTALAAHIAMESGFPFIKLVTPSDLAGYRDEFGKRDYIHKAFTDAYKSTASIIILDDIERLIGWNPIGPRFSNAILDLLTVLIAARPPKGHRLLVFVTTSQYWTLKDLDALRDFGTMIEVPAVSDLYELQGVLRESPALDDTSAEQTINMLKNRTGMESIPVGVGIKSILNRTFEARNQGSGNLVETLVELLAAEIERK